ACTACAGGAAGAATTGGAAACCAAAATTAAAGAAACTGTTACCGGCGAAAGCTTGGTTGAAGAATAAGAACGATTTTGGAGTTCACCGATTAGGGTGTGGTTTCACCGATATTAAAAAAAGCCTTCTCATTTGAGGAGGCTTTTTGTTTGTACTAAAACGCTCTTGTCATGCTGAACGTAGTGAAGGATCTATTATACGATATACAGGTTGATGAATAGATCCTTCACTGCGCGCAGGATGACAAACTTGGCAAAGAGTCTAATTAATAAGACGGAGTAATTATTTTCATCTACAAGTAATAAATCGCCAATTCACTAAATCGCTAATTCAATAATTAATATATTGGCTCTATATGAATAAATGGGGCTTAATACTATTTTCTGTACTGTTAATTCAGCTTAGCGCCTGCCAGAGTATGGCCCCTGATTCTGGTAAAACCGTTTTTAACATTAACCTGGAGGAAGGCCTTACCTCACTTGATCCCGCCTTTTGCCGTAATCATTATACCATTTGGATGGATAATCAGGTTTTTAATGGCCTGGTGCAGATCAATGACAGCCTTAAAGTAATTCCATGTATAGCCCGAAGCTGGGACATATCTGCAGATGGTCTTTTATATACCTTTCACTTGCGCAATGACGTGTATTTTCATGATGATCCGCATTTTGCAGGTGGTGTTGGTCGCAAGGCCGTAGCATCCGATTTTGTGTATAGCTTTGGGCGATTGATAGATCCTAAAGTAGCCTCATCGGGTTCCTGGATATTTAGTGATAAGGTAGAAGGTAAAAATTCATTTACCGCTCCAAATGATAGTACTTTTAACATCCGCCTTAAACAGCCGTTCGCGCCTTTCTTGAGTATGCTCACCGCGCAATATTGTTCGGTGGTGCCGAAAGAAGTGGTGGAGTTTTACGGCAAAGATTTCCGGAGTCATCCTATAGGTACCGGCCCATTCAAGTTTAAGTACTGGAAGGAAGGGGAAGTGTTGGTGCTGCTTAAAAATGAAAAATACTGGGAGAAAGATAGTCAAGGTAATCGCCTGCCTTACCTCGACGCCGTTAAAGCCAGCTTTATTGCCGATAAGCAAACCTCATTCCTGGAGTTCATCAAGAAGAAACTCGATTTTTTAAATGATATCGATGGGAGTTACCGTGATGATATCCTGACCAAATCGGGCAAAGTGACACAAAAGTATAAAGGCAAATTTGTTTTAAATACAGCCCCATATCTCAATACCATGTACCTGGGTATACTGGTAGATACTAATCTGGCTATTGTTAAAAAATCGCCGCTTAAAATATTGAAAGTAAGGCAGGCCATTAATTATGCCATCGACAGGCAGAAGATGATGAAATACCTGCGCAATAGCATGGGCACGCCAGGTTACGAAGGATTCATTCCGGAGGGTATGCCCGGTTTTAGCAAAAATGTAAAAGGATATACCTATGATCCTGAAAAGGCGCGGCAACTATTGGCCGAAGCCGGTTTTCCTGATGGTAAAAACTTACCCGAAATTTCATTGGCCACCACGGTAGGCTATCGCAGTTTGATAGAATATGTACAGGGACAATTAGATAGAATAGGTATTAAAACCAATGTAGAAATTACCCAGGGTGCCAGCTTGCGTGAGCTGGTATCAAAAAACGGGATCAATTTTTTTTACGGTCAATGGATAGCCGATTATCCCGATGGAGAAAATTATTTGTCGGTATTTTATTCCAAAAATAAGATCCCTTTCGGGCCTAATTATACCGGTTTTAACAATAAAAAATTCGACGCGCTGTTTGAGCAAACCTATCATGAAAAAAACGATACGGCCCGCTATGCACTATATCAGCAAATGGATGGCTTGGTGATGGAACAATCGCCTGTGGTAGTATTGTATTATGATAAACTGGTGAATTTGTATCAGAATAATATCAGTGGATATAGCCTCAATGGGCAAAATTTATTAGTGTTGAAAAGGGTGGTGAAAGCCCCCTAATCCTCTGAAGGGGGAACTTTATAGTATTATTTATTTGATCTTCTATCTATATGAATACACAAAATGCAGCTTATTGGGTTCAGCGATTAACGTTGCAACCCCATCCCGAAGGTGGATATTATAAAGAAGTATTCCGGTCAGAACAAGAGGTAAACCGGGCTGGTGAAGCAGCTATCAAACAAGCCTGTACATCCATCTATTATTTGCTGGAAGGAGAAGATTTTTCGGGTTTCCACCGCCTGGTATCCGATGAGCTTTGGTATTTTCACGCAGGCTCGCCAC
This region of Mucilaginibacter inviolabilis genomic DNA includes:
- a CDS encoding ABC transporter substrate-binding protein: MAPDSGKTVFNINLEEGLTSLDPAFCRNHYTIWMDNQVFNGLVQINDSLKVIPCIARSWDISADGLLYTFHLRNDVYFHDDPHFAGGVGRKAVASDFVYSFGRLIDPKVASSGSWIFSDKVEGKNSFTAPNDSTFNIRLKQPFAPFLSMLTAQYCSVVPKEVVEFYGKDFRSHPIGTGPFKFKYWKEGEVLVLLKNEKYWEKDSQGNRLPYLDAVKASFIADKQTSFLEFIKKKLDFLNDIDGSYRDDILTKSGKVTQKYKGKFVLNTAPYLNTMYLGILVDTNLAIVKKSPLKILKVRQAINYAIDRQKMMKYLRNSMGTPGYEGFIPEGMPGFSKNVKGYTYDPEKARQLLAEAGFPDGKNLPEISLATTVGYRSLIEYVQGQLDRIGIKTNVEITQGASLRELVSKNGINFFYGQWIADYPDGENYLSVFYSKNKIPFGPNYTGFNNKKFDALFEQTYHEKNDTARYALYQQMDGLVMEQSPVVVLYYDKLVNLYQNNISGYSLNGQNLLVLKRVVKAP